GGTCAGGCTTCGGCAGTCGTCCGTCCGGCCGACGCCGCGGACCTCGCGGCAATTCAGGCCATCTACGCCCATCACGTCGGCACCGGCACCGGCACCTTCGAGGAAGCGGCGCCGGACGAAGTGGACATGGCAGCGCGGCGCGACGCCATCCTAGCCCGGGGCCTGCCATACCTGGTCGCGGACAGCGGCGGCGCCATCGCCGGATTCGCCTACGCTGCGCAGTTTCGACCCCGGTCTGCGTACCGGTTCACGGTGGAGGATTCCATCTACGTGCACCCGGACGCGGTCGGCAGCGGCGTCGGGCGGGCGCTTCTCGGCCAACTCATCGCGCGCTGCGAAGCGATGGGCTATCGGCAGATGGTTGCGGTGATCGGCGATTCTGCGAACCATCGCTCGATCCGTCTGCACAAGCGCCTGGGATTTGTCGAGGCCGGCCGCTTGCTGGCGGCGGGCTTCAAATTCGGCCGCTGGCTGGACGTCGTGTTCATGCAACGCGCCCTCGATGGCGGCAATCCCGAGCATCGCCGCTGAGTTGGCAAAAAAAAGGGCCGCGCAGTGCACGGCCCGAGTTTTGGGAGGAAACGTCCAAGAAGTGCAGACAGCGGTGGTCGGCGAAGCCGGCCGGTGCTGCACTGCACACAAGGAAAATAAGATCCCGCCGCTGAGAACGCAAATCAAATAATCAAAAAATGTGCGCTCAGGGCCCGCAGCGGTCCAGAAAAGCCAGTTTCGGCGATAAAGTGCTAAAAAATCGAGCACATTTTTGCAACGCTTCCGGGCTGAAAATTTCTGCGGGCCGCGGCCGCGGGACGATCAGCCGCTGGCGCCG
This window of the Rhodospirillales bacterium genome carries:
- a CDS encoding N-acetyltransferase; its protein translation is MSALAGATTVRGQASAVVRPADAADLAAIQAIYAHHVGTGTGTFEEAAPDEVDMAARRDAILARGLPYLVADSGGAIAGFAYAAQFRPRSAYRFTVEDSIYVHPDAVGSGVGRALLGQLIARCEAMGYRQMVAVIGDSANHRSIRLHKRLGFVEAGRLLAAGFKFGRWLDVVFMQRALDGGNPEHRR